The following are from one region of the Amycolatopsis sp. QT-25 genome:
- a CDS encoding Lrp/AsnC ligand binding domain-containing protein translates to MVHAYILIQTEVGKAAAVAAEISTISGVTSSEDVTGPYDVIVKAAADTVDQLGQLVVAKVQNVEGITRTLTCPVVHL, encoded by the coding sequence GTGGTCCACGCATACATCCTCATCCAGACCGAGGTCGGCAAAGCCGCCGCGGTCGCCGCGGAGATCTCCACCATCTCCGGTGTCACCAGTTCGGAGGATGTCACCGGCCCGTACGACGTCATCGTCAAGGCCGCCGCCGACACCGTCGACCAGCTCGGTCAGCTCGTGGTCGCCAAGGTGCAGAACGTGGAGGGCATCACGCGGACGCTGACCTGCCCGGTCGTCCACCTCTGA
- a CDS encoding zinc-binding dehydrogenase, whose amino-acid sequence MREIRVSRFGDPGVLEQVEVPTPEPVEGELRVVVTAAGVGWLDALIRRGDGPEVFAVEPPYVPGGAVAGTVDAVGAGVDETWLGKQVLSHAPGGYGGGYADTVVALPDDTFPIPAGLDPRHAVALFDDGSTALALLEKTPVKAGERILVAPGVGGLGSVLVQLARAAGATVFAAVRGDEKAAIVRKLGAEPVDYSAADWTGEVLARTGDHRLDVVFDGVGGELGAASLTLLRNGGRFSGYGMSSGAETVIGAADRARLSIVDMAQLVGFWPDNPRRVREVLRQAADGKLTPIIGRTYPLAQASVAHSDIEARRYTGKSLLLP is encoded by the coding sequence ATGCGAGAAATCAGAGTGTCCCGGTTCGGCGATCCCGGCGTTCTCGAGCAGGTCGAAGTGCCGACCCCCGAACCGGTGGAGGGTGAGCTCCGCGTCGTGGTGACGGCGGCCGGGGTCGGCTGGCTCGACGCCCTCATCAGACGAGGCGACGGCCCCGAGGTGTTCGCGGTCGAGCCGCCGTACGTACCGGGCGGGGCGGTGGCGGGCACCGTCGACGCCGTGGGTGCCGGAGTCGACGAAACGTGGCTGGGAAAGCAGGTGCTCAGCCACGCGCCCGGCGGATACGGCGGGGGCTACGCGGATACGGTCGTCGCGCTGCCGGACGACACCTTCCCGATTCCGGCCGGGCTGGATCCCCGGCACGCGGTCGCCCTTTTCGACGACGGCAGCACCGCACTGGCGTTGCTGGAGAAGACCCCGGTCAAGGCAGGCGAGCGGATCCTGGTGGCGCCCGGCGTCGGCGGGCTCGGCAGCGTGCTGGTGCAGCTCGCCCGGGCGGCGGGCGCGACGGTCTTCGCGGCGGTCCGCGGTGACGAAAAGGCGGCCATCGTGCGGAAACTGGGGGCCGAGCCGGTCGACTACTCGGCGGCGGACTGGACGGGAGAGGTCCTCGCCCGTACCGGCGATCATCGTCTGGACGTGGTCTTCGACGGCGTCGGCGGTGAACTCGGCGCCGCCTCGCTGACCTTGCTGAGGAACGGCGGCCGCTTCTCCGGCTACGGCATGTCCAGCGGTGCGGAGACCGTGATCGGCGCCGCCGACCGCGCCCGGCTGTCCATTGTGGACATGGCGCAGCTGGTCGGATTCTGGCCCGACAACCCGCGCCGGGTGCGGGAAGTGCTGCGGCAGGCGGCCGACGGGAAGCTGACGCCGATCATCGGCCGGACGTACCCGCTGGCGCAGGCGTCCGTCGCGCATTCGGACATCGAGGCGCGGCGCTACACCGGCAAGAGCCTGCTGCTGCCCTGA
- a CDS encoding GNAT family N-acetyltransferase: MDLRVLPYDHPDAVKLLAEAQLELAARYGSEDETPMDAAQFASPRGLFLAAYLDDIPVGCGAWRAHDGPDPLLPGDAEIKRMFVLASARGRGFARAILAELERTAVEAGRLRMVLETGHKQPEAIALYLSAGYREVPGFGYYKDEPESICFGKSLR, translated from the coding sequence ATGGACCTTCGCGTGCTGCCCTACGACCACCCCGATGCGGTGAAACTGCTGGCCGAAGCCCAGCTCGAACTGGCCGCCCGGTACGGCAGCGAAGACGAGACGCCGATGGACGCGGCGCAGTTCGCCTCGCCGAGGGGACTGTTCCTGGCCGCCTACCTCGACGACATCCCGGTCGGGTGCGGTGCCTGGCGGGCGCACGACGGGCCGGATCCCCTGCTGCCCGGTGACGCCGAGATCAAGCGCATGTTCGTGCTGGCTTCGGCGCGTGGACGTGGATTCGCGAGGGCGATCCTCGCCGAGCTGGAACGGACGGCCGTCGAGGCCGGGCGGCTGCGTATGGTGCTGGAGACCGGTCACAAACAGCCGGAAGCCATCGCGCTGTACCTGTCGGCGGGGTACCGGGAGGTTCCGGGTTTCGGGTACTACAAGGACGAACCGGAGAGCATCTGCTTCGGCAAGTCGCTGCGTTAG
- the rpmB gene encoding 50S ribosomal protein L28, which yields MAAVCDVCGKGPGFGKSVSHSHRRTNRRWNPNIQTVHAKIGLSQRKRLNACTSCIKAGKVVRG from the coding sequence GTGGCTGCCGTGTGCGACGTCTGTGGCAAGGGACCGGGCTTTGGCAAGTCGGTCTCGCACTCCCACCGGCGTACCAACCGCCGGTGGAACCCGAACATCCAGACCGTTCACGCCAAGATCGGTCTGTCCCAGCGCAAGCGCCTGAACGCCTGCACCTCGTGCATCAAGGCGGGCAAGGTCGTTCGCGGCTGA
- the recG gene encoding ATP-dependent DNA helicase RecG yields MTNLRADLKLVVGAATAKALAKGLKIETVSDLLRHYPRRYAERGQLTDIAGLELGEHATVMARIERVNKRRMKARNGTLLEMVITDGKRRLQCTFFNQAWREKELVPGKNGLFAGKVTAFRDVLQLANPEYELFDAERQAEAMDDFLAEIIPVYPAAQGIPTWVIAKAVRQVLDVLEVDEDPMPIELLARYGLPSLESALRGIHRPSSWQALNSARDRLKWDEAMAVQLIFAQRRHSLVSRPAKACPHIEGGILDAFDKRLPFALTSGQQEIGEEIARDLSTEHPMNRLLQGEVGSGKTVVALRAMLQIVDSGRQAAMLAPTEVLAAQHARSLREMLGDLGQAGELGAAENATRVTLLTGSMGAKERKKALLETVSGEAGIIVGTHALIQDTVSFADLGLVVVDEQHRFGVEQRDALRSRGSDETSPHVLVMTATPIPRTVAMTVYGDLEISALREMPVGRSPTKTSVVPVAERPAWLDRAWQRVREECGKGHQAYIVCPRIGDEPASDKGDKRPALAVLDVAPELAEGQLKGLKIGVLHGRLPSDDKDAVMQAFSRGDLDVLVATTVIEVGVNVPNATAMVIMDADRFGISQLHQLRGRVGRGSVPGLCLLVTETLDGTTTRERLAAVESTTDGFELSRMDLELRREGDILGAAQSGKKSTLKLLSLLRDEEVIAEARARALEIVEKDPALGNYLGLAHMIADVVDEDRVEYLEKS; encoded by the coding sequence ATGACCAACCTGCGCGCGGACCTCAAACTGGTCGTGGGCGCGGCGACGGCGAAGGCACTCGCCAAGGGCCTCAAGATCGAGACGGTCAGCGACCTCCTGCGCCACTATCCCCGCCGCTACGCCGAACGCGGCCAGCTCACCGACATCGCCGGGCTCGAACTCGGCGAGCACGCCACCGTGATGGCCCGCATCGAGCGGGTCAACAAGCGCCGGATGAAGGCACGCAACGGCACGCTGCTCGAAATGGTGATCACCGACGGCAAACGCCGTCTTCAGTGCACCTTCTTCAACCAGGCCTGGCGCGAAAAGGAACTCGTGCCCGGCAAGAACGGCCTCTTCGCGGGCAAGGTCACCGCCTTCCGCGACGTCCTGCAACTGGCGAACCCCGAGTACGAGCTGTTCGACGCGGAACGTCAGGCCGAGGCGATGGACGACTTCCTCGCCGAGATCATCCCGGTGTACCCGGCGGCGCAGGGGATCCCGACCTGGGTGATCGCCAAGGCCGTCCGGCAGGTGCTGGACGTGCTGGAGGTCGACGAGGACCCGATGCCGATCGAGCTGCTGGCCCGCTACGGCCTGCCCAGCCTGGAGAGCGCGCTGCGCGGCATCCACCGGCCGTCGAGCTGGCAGGCGCTGAACTCCGCGCGCGACAGGCTCAAATGGGACGAAGCCATGGCGGTGCAGCTCATTTTCGCGCAGCGGCGGCATTCCCTGGTCTCGCGGCCCGCGAAAGCCTGTCCGCACATCGAGGGCGGCATCCTCGACGCCTTCGACAAGCGGCTCCCGTTCGCGCTGACCTCGGGTCAGCAGGAGATCGGCGAGGAGATCGCGCGGGATCTGTCCACCGAGCATCCGATGAACCGGCTGCTGCAGGGCGAGGTCGGTTCCGGCAAGACCGTGGTCGCGCTGCGCGCCATGCTGCAGATCGTCGATTCCGGGCGGCAGGCGGCGATGCTCGCACCGACGGAGGTCCTGGCCGCGCAGCACGCCCGGTCGCTGCGCGAGATGCTGGGCGACCTCGGCCAGGCGGGTGAGCTCGGCGCCGCGGAGAACGCGACGCGGGTCACCCTGCTGACCGGTTCGATGGGCGCCAAGGAACGCAAGAAGGCGTTGCTGGAGACGGTCAGCGGCGAGGCCGGGATCATCGTCGGCACGCACGCGCTGATCCAGGACACGGTGTCCTTCGCGGATCTCGGCCTGGTCGTGGTGGACGAACAGCATCGCTTCGGAGTGGAGCAGCGGGACGCGCTGCGCTCGCGAGGCTCCGACGAGACCAGCCCGCACGTGCTCGTCATGACCGCGACGCCCATCCCGCGCACGGTCGCGATGACCGTCTACGGCGATCTGGAGATCTCCGCGCTGCGCGAGATGCCGGTCGGCCGGTCGCCGACCAAGACGTCGGTCGTGCCGGTCGCGGAGCGGCCCGCCTGGCTGGACCGGGCGTGGCAGCGGGTCCGCGAGGAGTGCGGCAAGGGCCACCAGGCCTACATCGTCTGCCCCCGCATCGGTGACGAACCGGCCTCGGACAAGGGCGACAAACGGCCCGCGCTCGCCGTCCTCGACGTGGCGCCCGAACTGGCCGAGGGACAGTTGAAGGGGCTGAAGATCGGCGTCCTGCACGGCCGGCTGCCCAGTGACGACAAGGACGCCGTGATGCAGGCGTTCTCCAGGGGCGACCTGGACGTGCTCGTCGCCACCACCGTGATCGAGGTCGGCGTGAACGTGCCGAACGCGACCGCGATGGTGATCATGGACGCCGACCGGTTCGGCATCAGCCAGCTGCACCAGCTGCGCGGCCGGGTCGGCCGGGGCAGCGTGCCGGGGTTGTGCCTGCTGGTCACCGAAACCCTGGACGGGACGACGACCCGCGAGCGGCTGGCCGCCGTCGAGTCCACGACGGACGGGTTCGAACTGTCCAGAATGGACTTGGAACTGCGCCGCGAGGGCGACATCCTCGGTGCCGCGCAGTCGGGGAAGAAGTCGACCTTGAAACTGCTGTCGCTGCTGCGCGACGAGGAAGTCATCGCCGAGGCGAGGGCGCGGGCGTTGGAAATCGTCGAGAAGGATCCGGCGCTGGGAAACTATCTGGGGCTGGCGCACATGATCGCCGACGTCGTCGACGAAGATCGGGTGGAGTACCTGGAAAAAAGCTGA
- a CDS encoding DUF3515 domain-containing protein has protein sequence MADTDTGAPPKPLLIAAACLAVLLVAGVAVFGLTRGGETDAPAADGPLPLVPVPAPQSGSPECAKLVGALPHELTSSGTTLVRRKPADPAPEATVGWGTGDPVVLRCGLGKPPELTRTSQLRTINGVQWLQVGGEGTATWFAVDRPVYTALTVPDTAGTGPLQTVSEVVAAHLPAVPLRF, from the coding sequence GTGGCTGACACGGACACCGGCGCTCCCCCGAAACCCCTCCTGATCGCGGCCGCCTGCCTGGCGGTGCTGCTCGTCGCGGGCGTGGCCGTCTTCGGGCTGACCCGCGGCGGGGAAACCGACGCCCCGGCCGCCGACGGTCCGCTCCCGCTCGTCCCGGTCCCGGCGCCGCAGTCGGGCTCGCCCGAGTGCGCGAAGCTCGTCGGCGCGCTTCCGCACGAGCTCACGTCGTCCGGGACCACGCTGGTCCGCCGGAAGCCGGCCGACCCCGCGCCCGAGGCGACGGTCGGCTGGGGCACCGGCGACCCGGTGGTCCTGCGATGCGGTCTCGGCAAGCCGCCGGAACTCACCCGCACCTCGCAACTGCGGACGATCAACGGCGTCCAGTGGCTGCAGGTCGGGGGTGAGGGCACCGCGACGTGGTTCGCGGTGGACCGTCCCGTCTACACGGCGCTCACCGTGCCGGACACCGCGGGGACCGGCCCGCTCCAGACCGTTTCCGAGGTCGTCGCCGCCCACCTCCCCGCGGTGCCGCTGCGGTTCTGA
- a CDS encoding uracil-DNA glycosylase: MTARPLQDIVEAGWARALEPVASEVAAMGEFLRAEIAAGRTYLPAGEHVLRAFQQPFHDVRVLIVGQDPYPTPGHAVGLSFSVAPDVRPIPKSLVNIYKEYCEDLGHPLPSNGDLTPWADQGVLLLNRSLTVQPGKSNSHQGKGWEAVTEQAIKALAAREEPMVAILWGRNARNLKPMLGKVPCIESAHPSPLSAHAGFFGSRPFSRANQLLEQQGAGPVNWKLP; this comes from the coding sequence GTGACCGCACGACCGCTGCAGGACATCGTCGAAGCAGGCTGGGCGCGAGCCCTCGAACCGGTGGCGTCGGAGGTCGCCGCGATGGGGGAGTTCCTCCGCGCGGAGATCGCCGCGGGCCGGACCTATCTCCCGGCGGGTGAACACGTGCTGCGGGCGTTCCAGCAGCCGTTCCACGACGTGCGGGTGCTGATCGTCGGCCAGGACCCGTACCCGACGCCCGGGCACGCCGTCGGCCTCAGTTTTTCGGTGGCGCCGGACGTCCGGCCGATCCCGAAGAGCCTGGTCAACATCTACAAGGAGTACTGCGAAGACCTCGGGCACCCGTTGCCGTCCAACGGTGACCTGACGCCGTGGGCCGACCAGGGGGTGCTGTTGCTCAACAGGTCGTTGACGGTGCAGCCCGGGAAGTCGAACTCGCACCAGGGCAAGGGCTGGGAAGCGGTCACCGAGCAGGCCATCAAGGCCCTCGCCGCCCGGGAGGAGCCGATGGTGGCGATCCTGTGGGGCCGCAACGCGCGGAACCTGAAGCCGATGCTGGGGAAGGTGCCGTGCATCGAGTCCGCGCACCCGAGCCCGCTTTCGGCGCACGCCGGCTTCTTCGGCTCGCGCCCCTTCAGCCGGGCGAACCAGCTGCTGGAGCAGCAGGGCGCCGGTCCCGTGAACTGGAAGCTCCCCTGA
- a CDS encoding thiamine-phosphate kinase: MSPNDGTVAGTGEFRLIEAVTADRKQPETTLLGPGDDAAVVASPDGRTVASTDVLVQGVHFRLDWSSAEQVGRKAVAVNLTDIAAMGARPTSVLMGFACPPDTETALVTELTRGMWLEADRAGVGIVGGDMVRAEQIVISVTALGDLGGREPVTRSGARPGDVVAVCGRLGWAAAGLAVLGRGFRSPVGVVNAQRCPEPDYEAGIRAADGGATAMIDVSDGLLSDLGHIAAASGVGIDVRTADLDVSSRLTEVGTALGADPLKWVLTGGEDHAFAATFPSFADLPEGWTEIGVVTMPDSGVTVDGKRYGHDSGWQHWR; this comes from the coding sequence GTGTCACCGAACGACGGCACGGTCGCCGGGACCGGTGAATTCCGGTTGATCGAGGCGGTGACCGCCGACCGGAAACAGCCGGAGACGACACTGCTCGGACCGGGGGACGACGCGGCCGTCGTGGCCAGCCCCGACGGCCGGACGGTGGCCTCCACCGACGTCCTCGTGCAGGGCGTCCACTTCCGGCTCGACTGGTCCAGCGCCGAACAGGTGGGGCGCAAGGCGGTCGCGGTGAACCTCACCGACATCGCCGCCATGGGGGCCCGCCCGACGTCCGTCCTCATGGGATTCGCCTGCCCGCCGGACACCGAGACGGCGCTCGTCACCGAACTCACCCGGGGCATGTGGCTCGAAGCCGACCGCGCGGGGGTCGGGATCGTCGGCGGCGACATGGTGCGCGCCGAGCAGATCGTGATCAGCGTCACCGCACTCGGCGACCTCGGTGGCCGGGAACCGGTGACCCGGTCCGGTGCCCGCCCCGGCGACGTCGTCGCGGTCTGCGGACGGCTCGGCTGGGCCGCCGCCGGGCTCGCCGTGCTCGGGCGGGGTTTCCGCTCACCGGTCGGCGTGGTCAACGCGCAGCGCTGTCCCGAGCCGGACTACGAGGCGGGCATCCGCGCGGCCGACGGCGGCGCGACGGCCATGATCGACGTGTCCGACGGGCTCCTGTCCGACCTCGGCCACATCGCTGCCGCCTCCGGCGTCGGGATCGACGTGCGCACGGCGGATCTCGACGTGTCGAGCAGGCTGACCGAGGTCGGCACCGCGCTCGGCGCGGACCCGCTGAAATGGGTTCTCACCGGCGGTGAGGACCACGCGTTCGCGGCGACCTTCCCCTCGTTCGCCGACCTGCCGGAGGGCTGGACCGAGATCGGCGTCGTCACCATGCCGGATTCGGGGGTGACGGTGGACGGGAAGCGGTACGGGCACGACAGCGGCTGGCAGCACTGGCGCTAG
- a CDS encoding DAK2 domain-containing protein — MRVLDVAAVTAWSAACVHSLSVLRPAIDGINVYPVADSDTGSNLLFTMTAARDALAEAEPSTAAEALAVFAKGAVAAAKGNSGVIMSQVVRGIAESAAARDIDGPGLAEALGCADRAATGAVSRPVAGTILTVLHTVAASVRDATGSLEEVAAAAAGVAAEALEETPKQLPVLAVAGVVDAGARGLVAVLDALSGVLSGSLVEPEHPLEAPRRPHPIEAPTAWEVMYLLDDVDAGSLPGLRKTLSGLGDSVTVAGDGAGAYAVHVHCADIGAALEAGIELGRPRRVRVEPLITPTPVEVGGDIDRSVVAVVHGGALAELLRAEGVAVLSVPPGVAPTVEEMLGLINEAAGHHVTVLPGGPELTAAADAAAGHAMAADRDVVVIPCVSPVQVLAALAVHDKDRRTNDDVVAMAEAAAATRRGELRVAREESLTWVGRAQAGDVVGLVDGEVVLIEPAPASETSLVTAAVGVLNRMLALGGELVTVLTGVDVPVRLPGELADRLCLEHPEVEVTSYAGGQSDAVLLMGVE; from the coding sequence GTGCGGGTGCTGGACGTGGCGGCGGTGACGGCCTGGTCGGCGGCCTGTGTGCACAGCCTGTCGGTGCTGCGGCCGGCGATCGACGGCATCAACGTCTACCCGGTCGCCGACTCCGACACCGGCTCCAACCTGCTGTTCACCATGACCGCGGCCCGCGACGCGCTGGCGGAGGCCGAGCCGTCGACGGCCGCCGAGGCGCTGGCGGTGTTCGCCAAGGGCGCGGTCGCGGCGGCCAAGGGCAACTCCGGTGTGATCATGTCGCAGGTCGTGCGCGGGATAGCCGAGTCGGCGGCGGCGCGGGACATCGACGGGCCCGGTCTCGCGGAGGCGCTCGGGTGCGCGGACAGGGCCGCCACGGGGGCGGTGAGCCGTCCGGTGGCCGGGACCATCTTGACCGTGCTGCACACCGTCGCCGCGTCCGTCCGTGACGCGACAGGGTCACTCGAAGAGGTGGCCGCCGCGGCGGCCGGTGTCGCCGCCGAAGCCCTCGAAGAGACCCCGAAACAGCTGCCCGTCCTGGCGGTGGCCGGGGTGGTCGACGCGGGTGCCCGTGGCCTGGTCGCCGTCCTCGACGCCCTTTCCGGCGTGCTTTCCGGCAGCCTCGTCGAGCCGGAGCACCCGCTCGAGGCACCTCGGCGCCCGCACCCGATCGAGGCGCCGACGGCCTGGGAGGTCATGTACCTGCTCGACGACGTCGACGCAGGCAGTCTCCCGGGGCTTCGCAAGACCCTCAGCGGACTCGGCGACAGCGTCACGGTCGCCGGGGACGGCGCCGGCGCGTACGCCGTTCACGTGCACTGCGCGGACATCGGCGCGGCGCTGGAGGCCGGGATCGAGCTCGGCCGTCCGCGCAGGGTCCGGGTCGAGCCGCTGATCACGCCCACTCCGGTCGAGGTCGGCGGCGATATCGACCGTTCGGTGGTCGCCGTGGTCCACGGCGGGGCGCTGGCCGAACTGCTGCGGGCGGAAGGGGTCGCGGTGCTGTCCGTGCCGCCGGGCGTCGCGCCGACGGTCGAGGAGATGCTGGGCCTGATCAACGAGGCCGCCGGGCATCACGTCACCGTCCTTCCCGGCGGCCCGGAGCTGACCGCGGCGGCCGACGCGGCGGCGGGCCACGCGATGGCCGCGGATCGAGACGTCGTGGTCATCCCGTGCGTGTCACCCGTCCAGGTACTCGCCGCGCTGGCCGTCCACGACAAGGACCGCCGCACCAACGACGACGTGGTCGCGATGGCCGAAGCGGCCGCCGCCACGAGGCGTGGCGAGCTGCGGGTGGCGCGGGAAGAGTCGCTAACCTGGGTGGGCCGGGCGCAGGCCGGTGACGTCGTCGGCCTCGTCGACGGCGAGGTCGTCCTGATCGAGCCCGCGCCCGCCTCGGAGACGAGCCTGGTCACGGCCGCGGTCGGCGTGCTGAACCGGATGCTGGCCCTCGGCGGAGAACTGGTCACCGTGCTGACCGGGGTGGACGTGCCGGTCCGGTTGCCCGGCGAGCTGGCCGATCGGTTGTGCCTGGAACATCCCGAGGTCGAAGTGACGAGTTACGCCGGCGGCCAGTCCGACGCCGTGCTGCTGATGGGGGTGGAGTGA
- a CDS encoding GNAT family N-acetyltransferase has translation MSIEASFTGLAEAPLRQARNSAAFWAATGRSRGHEVIRRRGFLAVAGDERAGLRVLLQEPDLTVAELAEITELAARAKGPVEAEDPFSATDLHHLGDLRSWQMPVMLRPPAPVAEPAMEVLRVREEADLRAAERAVLEGFELTRFRPGEMFPMSILEQRGVAVFVARLDGEVAGACVTVVEDGFGSHYWVGTPESFRSRGVGRAVMLGSLVPLAELPVTLTASRLGRPLYESLGFTVAAPSTWWAARS, from the coding sequence ATGTCGATCGAAGCCTCCTTCACCGGCCTCGCCGAGGCTCCCCTGCGTCAGGCCCGCAACTCCGCCGCGTTCTGGGCCGCCACCGGCCGTTCCCGCGGCCACGAGGTGATCCGCCGTCGTGGCTTTCTCGCCGTCGCCGGTGACGAGCGTGCGGGGCTGCGGGTCCTGCTTCAGGAGCCCGACCTCACCGTCGCCGAACTGGCGGAGATCACCGAGCTCGCCGCGCGGGCGAAGGGGCCGGTGGAGGCCGAGGATCCCTTCAGCGCCACCGATCTGCACCACCTCGGAGACCTGCGCAGCTGGCAGATGCCCGTCATGCTGCGCCCGCCCGCCCCGGTCGCCGAACCCGCGATGGAGGTGCTCCGGGTGCGCGAGGAGGCGGACCTGCGGGCGGCCGAACGCGCGGTGCTTGAAGGTTTCGAACTCACGCGGTTCCGGCCGGGTGAGATGTTCCCCATGTCCATCCTCGAACAGCGTGGGGTCGCCGTGTTCGTCGCACGGCTCGACGGCGAGGTCGCCGGGGCGTGTGTCACGGTCGTCGAGGACGGCTTCGGCAGCCACTACTGGGTCGGCACGCCGGAGTCCTTCCGCTCTCGCGGCGTGGGACGGGCGGTGATGCTCGGTTCCCTCGTCCCGCTGGCGGAGCTGCCGGTCACCCTCACCGCCTCCCGGCTCGGTAGACCGCTATACGAATCCCTCGGCTTCACCGTCGCCGCACCCTCGACCTGGTGGGCCGCACGCTCCTAG